The DNA window CGTCAGGCCGGCGTCGGCGGCGAATCCCGGGAATTGCGGATCGTGGCCGAACACGTCCAGCTGCCACGCGGTTGCCGGGTTGGCTCCCATGATGTGACGCTGAAAACCTATGCCGTGCACCAGGTTTCGGATCGTCGTCTCCGGGCTGGTGAGGTTGGTGTTGGGTTCGTTGTAGGTGCCGCCCATCACCTCGACGCGGCCCTGGGCGATGAACCGGCGCAGATCGGCACGGTCCTCGGGCCGGGTGTCCCAGTACGGCTTGAGGTAGTCGACCTCGGCCAGCACGAACTTGTACTCGGGCTCGCGGCGCGCCATCTCCAGATGCGCGTGCACCAGGTCGAAACCGTTGGCCTGACGGGCCCGCCCCGGCGGGTCCTCGATCCACTCGCTGGTATAGGCGCCCTGGGTGTTCCACCACACCGGGTCGTAGTGAAAGTGGCTGACCATGAACATGGTCCAGCCGGGCTCGGCCACGGTGAACTCGAACGGCAGCCGCAGACTGCCGGCGTGCGCCCGCGCGGGCCGGCGCTGCCCGGCGACCGGCTCGTCCACCGTCACCGCAACCTCGACGACCTCGCAGCCGGGCTCGGCGACCGCCTGCCCGCGCAGGCCGCGGCCGTCTATGCGCACGCGCGTGGGCTCGGCACACCCAGACACGGTGACGCGGACCAGCTGCAGCGGCGCGTCCGGTGGCCCGACGAAGAGCTCGGTCGACTCGGCCCTGGTCATCTGCATGCCGAAACCACCTGCATCCCCGCACCTTACGGCGCCCGAGACCTACGATCGATCCATGCCCGCCCTCGCCCCGCCGGTGACCGACGAACGCAACGCGCTGCGCGAATTCCTGGCGTTTCACCAGAGCGCGTATTTCGCGGTCAGCCATGGCCTCACCGACGAACAGGCCCGGTCCACGCCCTCGGTCAGTGCGCTGTCGATCGGCGGGCTGATCAAACACGCCACCGGGATGCAACGCAGCTGGATGGCGCGCGTCGCCGCCGCGCCGGACGCACCGCCGAAAGACCCCCGCCCGTTCGAGCGGATCGCCGAGGAGTTCGCCGACCAGCACGTGATGCGGCCCGACGAGACGCTGGCCGGGCTGCTGGACGCGTTCGAGGCGCAGAACGCGACGTCGCTGCGGCTGGTGGAGACCACCGACCTCGACGCCCCGGTGCCCGTTCCGCAGGACATCCCGTGGTTTCCCAAGAACCAGCAGGCCTGGTCGGTGCGCTGGGTGATCCTGCATGTGATCAACGAACTGGCCCGGCACGCCGGGCACGCCGACATCATCCGGGAGACCATCGACGGCGCCACCATGTACGAGTTGATCGCCGCGCGGGAGGGCTGGGCCATCCAGGGCTGGGTGCAGCCCTGGAAAAGCAGCGACAGCGGTCCGCGTCCGAGTTAGCGGATTGGGACGCACCCCCGCGGATGCGGCACACTGCACAGATGAGCTCTACCAAGCATCGAGAGGGGGCCAAGCTCGACCGGGTGCCGTTGCCGGTCGAAGCGGCCCGGGTTGCCGTGACAGGCTGGCAGGTCACCCGCACCGCCGCTCGCATCGTCACCAAGCTGCCGGGCAGGGGCCCGTGGCAACAGAAGGTGATCCAGCAGCTCCCGCAGACCTTCGCCGACCTGGGACCGACCTACGTCAAATTCG is part of the Mycobacterium mantenii genome and encodes:
- a CDS encoding DinB family protein, producing the protein MTDERNALREFLAFHQSAYFAVSHGLTDEQARSTPSVSALSIGGLIKHATGMQRSWMARVAAAPDAPPKDPRPFERIAEEFADQHVMRPDETLAGLLDAFEAQNATSLRLVETTDLDAPVPVPQDIPWFPKNQQAWSVRWVILHVINELARHAGHADIIRETIDGATMYELIAAREGWAIQGWVQPWKSSDSGPRPS